The Pseudomonas sp. B21-023 genomic interval ACCGTGCGTGGCGAGAGCTACCAGGGGCAGGCGGGGCTGCGGCGCAAGGACATGCTGGTCGCAGTGATCGCGCTGTTGTATGCGGTGTGGTTGCTGTATGCCGGTGGGCTCAAGTACATCCTGCTGTCGGCGTTGCTCTACGCGCCTGGGGTGGTCCTGTTCGCCCGGGCCAAGCGTGAGCAGGGGCAGGTGCTGTTCACCACATGGGAGAAGCTGATTTTCGCGGCGGTGCTGGTGGGCGCCGGGCTGGCGGCGTATGCGCTGTATTCGGGGTTGCTTAGCCTCTGACGGCTCATGTCGGGCGCGATTGAATCAATTTTGCAGTTCGACGCTGCCTTGAGGAATAGGCCGTTCCGGGCGCGACCAGATCCACAGGTTGCCCAGCGCCATGCCGCCGATGGCGAGGAACACGGGCCAGTGGTGCTCCAGGACGATCAGCATGAGGCTCGCGCACAGCAGCATGCTGAGGGTGGCGCTGACCTTGGCGCGGCGCTGGATCACCTTGCCGTTGCGCCAGTTGAAAAGGATCGGGCCGAACAGCCGGTGGTTCTCCAGCCAGGCGGACAGGCGCGGCGAGCTGCGGGTGGCGGCCCAGGCGGCGAGGAGGACGAACTCGGTGGTGGGCAGCCCGGGAATGACGATGGCCACCAGGCCAATCCCCAGGCTGACGTAGGCCAGGATCGCGTAGAGCAGGCGGGATACTTTGGAGCGGGCGATTCGGGTCATGGTCTCACTGCAACGGTGCGGCCGCCCGCAGGCGGCCGGGTAAAGCGTGTCAGGCCAGCGCCGCGTCGGCGGCATAGGCATGCTTGAGCAGCTCGGTGAAGCGTTCGAAGGCGGCGACCGCGCCACGTTCGGCGGCGGCGTCTTCCTCGGGCGACAGGTCCAGGCTGTCGAGAATGCGGGTGAACTGTTTCCAGCCTTCGGCGCGACCACCCGCCGGTTCGCCCAGGTGACGGGCGCCGAAGGTTTCGGACAGTTCCAGGGCCACGGCGCGCTTGATCAGGAACGCGGCGCCCAGTTTGGAGCCTTCGGAGACGAAGATCCAGCCCAGGGCTTCGCCCAGGCTTGGCTTGCCCAGGGCGCCGGCGAAGGGCGCGGGCACTTCGGTGTCGAGGTCGGCCAGGTCCAGGCGGGCCTGCTCGGCGCGGCAGCGCTCGGCCAGATCCGGCACGATGGCGATCAGTTGCGGGTCGGTGTACAGCGCCTGCAGCTCGGACTGGAACAGGTACTGGGCGACCACGAAGCGGGCGAAGCTCTCGCGGCTGTCGAACGGCTTGTGCGACTTGACCAGGGCGTCCAGCTCGGTGTGCGGGGCGTGGGTGACCTGGTTCAGGCGCTGGGAGCGCAGGTTGACGCGTTCGGTGGAAGGGGCGGTCATGGGGGCATCCTTGGAAAATGGGGCTGTCTAGTGACAAGACGAAGGAGAAGACGCGGGACAGTAAAAAAACCTCACCTGCGAAGTGAAATCATTCGCACAGGGCTCGACACAGTGCCGGGCAAGTCCGTTCCCACAGACGACCTGGGGGAATGGGCTTGCCCGGCGATGGCGATCTCGCCCCGTCAGATGTCCCACACCAGGTTGATGGCGAAGTTGCGGCCCGGCATGGTCAGGCGGTCGAGATTGGCCGGCTGGGTCACTCCCGCTTCGCCAAGCGCGTCGTAGCCACGTACGTCATCCCACTGCCAGTACTTCTTGTCAGTCAGGTTGTAGAGGCCTGCGTTGACGGTGATGTCGTCCGTCACCTTGTAGTAGCCGGTCAGGTCCAGCACGCCGTAACCAGGGGTGCGGAACTGCTTGCTGGCGCCATCGGGGGCGAAGAAGGTGGAGTCGTCGACGCGGTCCTTGCGCTTGACCAGGGTCCAGCTCAGCAGGCCCCCATAGTTCTGTTGCTCGTAGCCCAGGCCGAGGACCGCAGTCAGCGGGTTGACGCTGTTCAGTGGCTGACCGTTGTCGTCGTTGCGACCGCGGGCATAGGCCAGCGAGCCTTGGGTGTACAGGCCCTGGGCAGCGCCGAAGAGGTCGAGGTTCAGGCGGCCCTTGAACTCCGCGCCCTTGATGGTGGCGTGCTTGATGTTGTTGGCCTGGAAGGTCGAACCCAGGTTGGCCGACTGCACGGCGTCTTCGTTGATGAAGTCGCGGTACTTGTTGTAGAACACCGCGACATCGAAGTTGCCGGCCTCGAAGTTGCCGCGCAGGCCGGTTTCGTAGCTTTTGCTCTTCTCTGGCTCGAGGTCCGGGTTGGGTTGGACGCTGTAGCCCAGGGTCGGGTTGTCGAAGCGGCCGAACATGGCCTTGGCGGTCGGGGTACGGAAGCCCTCGGCGTACTGACCGTACCAGGTGTAGTGGTCGTCGAAGGCATAGGTCACGCCGAACTTCGGCGATACGCGGTGCCACTTCTTGTCAGCGTCGTCGATGGCCCCCGGCGCCGCACCGTTGCCCTGGACCCCGCGCAGGAACTCGCTGGTCATCTTCGGTTCCATGCGGGTGTAGTCGTACCGCGCGCCCGGCAGGAAGGTCCAGTTGTTCCAGCGGATTTCGTCCTGGGCGAACAGGCTGTAGGTGTTGACCGTCGGGTCGGGGAAGTCGCTGACCCTTACCTGGCCGTCGCCGGGGCTGTTCTGGCCGATCGCCGTACAGCTGCCGCCGACGTTGAGGCAGGTGCCGGTACCGCTGCGTGAACCGGTGATCTTTTCATGCTTGAGCGTCGTGCCGTAGGTCAGCAGGTGGTCGGTGGCACCGAGGCTGAAAGCCTTGTCCAGCTGGGCGTCGAATACCCACTGGCGGTCCTTGTAGGTGGTCTGGCGATCGCGGAACACCTGGCGGCCACTGGCGAAATAAAGCTCATCGGTGCGTTGGTCGGTCTTGGCGATCTGGTAGTTCAGGCTCCATTTCACGTGGTCGGCGACCAGGCTTTCGAGGCCGAATTCATGGTTGATGCCGAAGCGCTCGCGGGTAACGGTGTCGTCGCCCTGGCGCATCCGATACATGTTCGAGGCGCCGCGGCCCGGAATGAAGGGGCCTCCGACAGCGCTCAGGATGTTCTGGTCGCGGTCGTCCTTGTAGTGCTCGTAGGTGAAGCCGAAGCGGGTATCGTCGGCGTAGTTCCAGCCAAGCTTGGCCAGGACGTTGGTGGTGCGTACGTCCTCCGGGTTGGCCTTGCTGCGGTTCAGGCCGGTGCCGCCGTGTTCGCCATACGATTCAGTTTCATGACCGTTGCGTTGGCTCAGGTGCAGCAGGCCATCGAAGTCGCCCTGGCGACCGGCGACGGTGGCCGAGGTCAGCCAGCTTTCGTCAGCAGAGCTGTAGCCGGTCTTCAGACGCGCGCCGACATCCTTGCCCGGCTTGATGATGTCCTCGGGATCGAGGGTGTAGTAACTCACCGCGCCACCGATGGCATTGCTGCCATACAGCACCGAGGCCGGGCCGCGGAGGATCTCGACGCGCTTGACGATTTCCGGGTCGACATAGTTGCGTTGGGTCTGGGCGTAGGGGCCATAGAAGAAACTGTCGGGGATCGACACGCCGTCGACCTGGGTCAAGATGCGTTCACCGTCGATGCCGCGAATGTTGTAGCCATTCAAGCCGCTGCGCTGGCCGACGCCACCGACGGAAACACCCGGCTCGTAACGTACTAGCTGCTTGATGTCGTTGACGTTCTGCCGGTCCAGTTGCTCGCGGGTCTGCACGCTGACGGTGCTCGGCACCTGGCTGACGTCCTGAGCGCTACGGGTGGCGCTGACGGTCACCTGCTGCAGGGCGATGGCGTTGCCAGCGGCCTGGCGTTCGAGCACCACGTTGCCGTTGCCGATCTTGCGGTAGCCCAGGCCGGTGCCGCGTAGCAGGCGCTGCAGCGCCGCTTCCGGGGCCAGCGAGCCCTGTACGCCCGGCGAGGCCACGCCGTCGGCCAGCTCGGCGCTGAAGCCGACCTGCCAGCCGGTGACCTGGCTGAAGGCATTGATGGCCTCGACCAGCGGTTGCTGGGCGATGGCGAAGCGGTAGTCGCCCATGCGCGGGCTGCTCGCCTGGGCCGGTTCCACGGCCAGCGCGGGCAGGCTGCAGGCGCCGCTGGCGAGCAGGGCCAAGGTCAACAGGGACAATTGCCCGCGGCGGCGGGAAGAAGAGGACGGGCGGGTTTGACCTGTGGGCATCGAAAGCGCTCCCTGTCGCGCGTAAGTCATAGACAGTGTTTGTTCTCGTTTTCGAACGAGAATCAATCGTATTAGCTATAACGAGACGGGCGAGGCAGGGGGATCGCGTAAAAAAAATACAAGGTCAGTTGAGGATTACCACGGCAGGGTACTCATGCAGTTGCGCCGAGGTGATATGGGCCAGGGCACGTAGCGTTTCCAGCGGCTGGTCGAGGCGGTAGTTGCCGGTGACCGCGACCTGCTCCAGGTGCGAGTTGCGGTTGATGATCCATCCCGGGTAGTAGCGGCGGACCTCGGCGAGCACCTGGCTCAGTGGGCAGTTCTCGAACACCAGGCGGCCTTCGATCCAGGCCAGGTCCTTGCTCATGTCGGGGCGCTGGCGCTGACCGAAGCCCGTGGGGCCGACGCTGATGCTGTCGCCGGCACTCAGGCGGATGCGCTGGTCGCTCGCGGCCTGCAGGTCGACGTCGCCGCGCTGCACCCGCACCTGGGCTTCGCCATCGAGGTAGCGCACGGCGAAATCGGTGTCGCGCACGCTGGCGCGCAGTGGGCCGGCCTGGACTTCAAGCGGCGGCTGGCTGGCGTTGGACACCTGGAAATACGCCTCGCCCTGCAACAGGCGGGCAACCTTGCGGCCATCGCGTTCGTCGCTGGCAAAGGCCGAATTGGTGTTGAGCAGCACCTTGGCGCCGTGGTCCAGCTCCAGGCGCTGGCGCTCGCCGACCACGGTCAGGTGGTCGGCCTGCAGGCGCACCGGCAGGTTGCCGAAAGTGAACAACCCGACCAGCAGCACCGCGGCGGTGGCCAACGGTTTCCAGTGGCTGCGCAGGCGCCCGGCAAGCGAGCGCTTGCGCCTGTGCTGCAACTGGCCGGCGGCCTGGCGCAGCGAGGCGCCGTTCCACAGCGCTTCGGCCTCGACATAGGCCTCGGCGTTTTCCGGCTCGGCGCCCAGCCAGTGCTCGAACGCGCGGGTGTCGTCTTCGCTGGCGCATTGCAGGCGGATCAACCAGTCCAGCGCCTCTTCGCGGGCACGGGCGCGGGCATCAGGCTCGGCGGGTGACGGGCGAGGGGTGGTGTGGTCGGTCACGGGGGATCCTTGCATCGGGCATTTTTTGCGCATGATCAGTGCAGACCTTGCCCATGGCAAGGGCTTTGCGCTGACCCGCGGCGAGCGGTCGCGTCACTGGTGACGATCGGCCACGCCCATGCAGATGGCCATGATCAGTTTCAGCTCCTTCTGCACGGTGCTGGCCGAGATGCTCAACTGCTCGGCGATTTCCAGGTAGCTGGCGCCGTGCAGGCGGCTGAGGATGAAGATGCGTTGCTGGCGTTCGCTCAACTGGCCGAGGCTGACGCTCAGGTGCTTGAGCAGTTGCTCGGCGTGGGCGGCGTCCTCGCTGCTCGCGGCAGGCGCCGCGACGTTATGCAGGACTTGCTCGGGCACGTCGTCCACCAGCGTGCGCGCCTGCACCCGGCGCGTGCGCAGGTGGTCCAGGGCAAGGTTGCGGGCGGTCTGGAACACGAAAGGTTCCAGGTGCTCGATCGGGCGCTCGCCCAGGGCGCGGGTGACCCGCAGGTAGGTTTCCTGCAGCAGGTCCTCGGCGGTGCTGGGGTTGCCCACCATGCGCTGCAGCGTGCGCAGTAGAGTGAGACGCTGAGTGAGGAACACTGAGTTGAACCGGGACTGACTCACGGGGGAACCTGGGCGCTTTGGGGTTAATGATAATGCTTATCATCACTGGCCAAGGTCAAGCATGGAAATGTCATGAAAGAGTAAAGCTTGTGGGAGCAGGGGGCCCGCTCCCACACAAGTCGAATGCCGCCTGGGCGTGTTCCCTGCCTCAGCGTGCGTTGAACAACGCCAGGCAGTTATCCAGCATGCGGTTGGAGAAACCCCACTCATTGTCGTACCAGGCCAGTACCTTGAGCATCCGCCCATTGGCACGGGTGTGGTTGGCGTCGAAGATCGACGACAGCGGGTTGTGGTTGAAGTCGCACGACACCAACGGCAGGGCGTTATAGCCCAGCACCCGGGAATGACGGCTGGCCTCGAGGAATAGCTGGTTGACTTCCTCGGCGCTGGTTTCGCGCTGCAGGTTGACGGTGAGGTCGACCAGCGACACGTTGATCACCGGCACTCGTACGGCCATGCCTGTGAGCTTGCCAGCCAGTTCCGGCAGTACCAGGCCGACGGCCTCGGCGGCGCCAGTCTTGCTCGGGATCATCGACTGGGTGGCCGAGCGGGCGCGGTACGGGTCGCTATGGTAGACGTCGGTGAGCACCTGGTCGTTGGTGTAGGCGTGGATGGTGGTCATCAGGCCTTGCTCGATGCCGAACTCGCGGTGCAGCACCTGGGCGATCGGTGCCAGGCAGTTGGTGGTGCACGAGGCGTTGGAGATGATCTGGTGCGAGGCGCGCAGCACATCGTGGTTGACCCCGTATACCACGGTGGCGTCGACACCCTTGGCCGGGGCGCTGACAATCACCTTGCCGGCCCCGGCGCTCAGGTGCGCGGCGGCCTTGGCACGTTCGGTGAACAGCCCGGTGCATTCGAACACCACATCGATGGCCAAGGTCTTCCAGGGCAGCTCGGCAGGGTTGCGGATGGCGCTGACGGCGATGCGGTCGCCATTGACGGTGAGGCTTTCGTGGTCGGCCTCGACAGTGGCGTCAAAGGTGCCGTGGACGCTGTCGTACTTGAGCAGGTGGGCGTTCATCGCGCTGTCGCCCAGGTCGTTGATGGCGACGACCTGCAGGTCCTGGCGGTAGCCCTGCGTGTACAGTGCGCGCAGGACGTTGCGTCCGATGCGGCCGAATCCGTTGATGGCGATGCGTAGGGTCATGGTATTACCTCTGGCAGTCGGGTGAAGCCTGTGGCACAAAGGACAGCTTCACTGAAACGGTTTTGTTGTTGGAATTACAAGATTATTCACCGAGAGATAGAAAACAAGCCTTTTTGCTGGCAGTATTTTGTTTAAACATACAACGAGTGGTTGGGTTATCCCCCTGTCGAGCGGTCCATGCGCCTTTTCCTAGAGACTAGGTCGCAATCGTTTGGAGGGAAAATGCCCCAGTAAAGCCGCCCCACAGTTAGCCTGGAGTCCAGTACATGCATTCGCGCATCCTTGAGGTCACCGAACGGCTGATCGCCCGCAGCCGCCGTACCCGTGAACGCTACCTTGAGCTGATCCGTGGGGCGGCCAGTGACGGACCCATGCGCGCCCAGTTGCAGTGCGCCAACTTCGCCCATGGCGTGGCCGGCTGCGGTGGGGACGACAAGCAGACCCTGCGGCTGATGAACGCGGCCAACGTGGCCATTGTCTCGGCCTACAACGACATGCTCTCGGCGCACCAGCCGTACCAGCACTTCCCCGAACAGATCAAACAGGCGCTGCGCGAAGTCGGTTCGGTCGGCCAGTTCGCCGGCGGCGTGCCGGCAATGTGCGACGGCGTCACCCAGGGTGAGCCGGGCATGGAGCTGGCCATCGCCAGCCGTGAAGTGATCGCCATGTCCACCGCCATCGCCCTGTCGCACAACATGTTCGATGCCGCGCTGATGCTGGGCATCTGCGACAAGATCGTCCCCGGGCTGATGATGGGCGCCTTGCGTTTCGGCCACCTGCCGACGATCTTCGTGCCGGGCGGGCCGATGGTCTCGGGCATTTCCAACAAGGAAAAGGCCGATGTGCGCCAGCGCTACGCCGAGGGCAAGGCCACCCGCGAGCAACTGCTCGAATCGGAAATGAAGAGCTACCACGGCCCCGGCACCTGCACTTTCTACGGCACCGCCAACACCAACCAGCTGGTGATGGAGGTCATGGGCCTGCACCTGCCGGGCGCTTCGTTCGTCAACCCCTACACGCCGCTACGCGATGCCCTCACAGCCGAGGCCGCGCGCCAGGTCACGCGCATGACCAAGGCCAGTGGCAGCTTCATGCCCATTGGCCAGATCGTCGACGAAAAGGCGCTGGTCAACTCGATCGTCGCCCTGCACGCCACCGGCGGCTCGACCAACCACACCCTGCATATCCCGGCCATCGCCCAGGCCGCCGGCATCCAGCTGACCTGGCAGGACATGGCCGATCTGTCCGATGTGGTGCCGACGCTGTCCCACGTCTATCCCAACGGCAAGGCCGACATCAACCACTTCCAGGCCTCCGGCGGCATGGCCTTCCTCATTCGCGAGCTGCTCGACGCGGGCCTGCTGCACGAGGACGTCAATACCGTGGCCGGGCATGGCCTGCGCCGCTACACCCAGGAGCCGTTCCTGGAGGATGGCCGCCTGGTCTGGCGCGAGGGGCCGAAGGACAGTCTCGACGAAAGCATCCTGCGCCCGGTGGCGCGGCCGTTCTCCGCCGAGGGCGGTTTGCGGGTGATGGAAGGCAACCTTGGCCGTGGCGTGATGAAGGTTTCCGCCGTGGCGCCCGAGCACCGGGTGGTCGAGGCGCCTGCCCGGGTGTTCCACGACCAGCAGTCTCTGGCCGATGCATTCAAGGCCGGCGAGCTGGAGCGGGACTTCGTCGCCGTGGTGCGCTTCCAGGGGCCGCGCTGCAACGGCATGCCCGAGTTGCACAAGCTGACGCCGTTCCTCGGCGTGCTGCAGGATCGCGGCTTCAAGGTGGCGCTGGTCACCGACGGGCGCATGTCCGGTGCCTCGGGCAAGATCCCGGCGGCCATCCACGTCTGCCCGGAGGCTTTTGATGGTGGCCCGCTGGCGCGGGTGCGCGATGGTGATATCGTGCGCGTCGATGGTGCCGAAGGCACGCTGCGGATCATGGTCTCGGCCGAGGAACTGGCCGACCGTGCACTGCCTGCGCCACCCAAGGGCAACGACCTGGGGTGCGGGCGTGAGCTGTTCGGCTTCATGCGTGTGGCGTTCAGTTCCGCCGAGCAAGGCGCGAGCGCCTTCACCTCGGCCCTGGAGAACCTCGAATGAAGGCCTTGCTGGTCGGCGACATCGGTGGCACCAACGCGCGTTTTGCCGTGTGGCGCGACAATGAACTGCAGGCGGTGCAGGTGCTGGCCACCGCCGACTACACCAGCCCTGAACAGGCCATCGAGGCCTATCTGGCCGACCAGAGCATCGCCCGTGGCGCCCTGGCGGCGGTGTGTCTGGCGGTGGCAGGCCCCGTGGACGGCGACGAATTCCGCTTTACCAACAACCACTGGCGCCTGAGCCGCAGCGCGTTCTGCCAGACGCTGCAGGTCGATCGCCTGTTGCTGATCAACGACTTTTCCGCGATGGCGCTGGGCATGACCCGCCTGCGCGCAGGCGAATTTCGTGAAGTCTGCGCAGGCCTCGCCGATCCATCGCGCCCGGCGCTGGTGATCGGCCCCGGCACAGGCCTGGGCGTGGGCAGCCTGCTGCGCCACGGTGAGCACTGGCTGGCACTGCCGGGGGAGGGCGGGCATGTCGACCTGCCGGTGGGCAATGCCCGCGAAGCGGCGATTCATCAGGAAATCCATCGGCAGATCGGCCATGTCAGTGCCGAGACCGTGCTCAGTGGCGGTGGGCTGGTGCGCCTGTACCAGGCCATCTGTGCGCTCGATGGTGCTGCGCCGACGCACAAGACCCCGGCGCAGATCACCGACGCGGCGCTGGCCAACGAGCCACGGGCGCTAGCGGTGGTCGAGCAGTTCTGCCGGTTCCTCGGCCGGGTGGCGGGCAACAATGTGCTCACCCTCGGGGCGCGCGGTGGCGTCTACATTGTCGGTGGCGTGATTCCCCGTTTCGCCGAATTGTTCCTGCGCAGCGGCTTTGCCGCGAGCTTCGCCGACAAGGGCTGCATGAGCGGCTACTTCGCCGGGGTGCCGGTATGGCTGGTGACGGCGGAGTTTTCCGGGTTGCTGGGGGCGGGGGTGGCGCTGCAGCAAGCGCTGGATCGGTGATCGTTGGGGCCGCAAAGCGGCCCCAAACAGCAGACACAAAGATCTGCGCATAACAAGAGGACTGACCATTGTGACCACTGCCGGCAAATCGATCCTGATGGTCGACGACGACCAGGACATCCGCGAACTGCTGCAGACCTACCTCGCCCGCTGCGGCCTGCAGGTGCACGCCGAACCTGACGGCCAGGGCTTTCGCCGCGCCCTGGACGCCAACCCCTACGACCTGGTGATCCTCGACGTGATGCTGCCCGACGAAGACGGCTTCAGCCTGTGTCGCTGGGTTCGCCAGCACCCGCGCCAGGCGCGGGTGCCGATCATCATGCTCACCGCCAGTTCCGATGAAGCCGATCGGGTCATCGGCCTGGAGCTGGGCGCCGACGACTACCTCGGCAAACCCTTCAGCCCGCGAGAGCTGCAGGCACGGATCAAGGCCTTGTTGCGCCGTGCCGATTTCGGCCAGGCGACGCTGGCCAGTGCGGTGCTGGCCTTCGATGACTGGCGCCTGGACACGATCAGCCACCGTCTGTTCCACCGCGACGGCGAAGAAGTGATCCTCTCCGGCGCCGACTTCGCCCTGCTCAAACTGTTTCTCGATCACCCGCAGCAGATCCTCGACCGCGACACCATCGGCAACGCCACCCGTGGTCGCGAACCGATGCCGCTGGACCGTATCGTCGACATGGCGGTCAGTCGCCTGCGCCAGCGCCTGCGCGACACGGAAAAACCACCCCGGCTGATCCGCACCGTGCGTGGCAGCGGCTACCTGCTGGCGGCCAATGTCTGCCCGGCCTGACGAGCGTCGCTGGCGCCTGCTGCCGCGCTCGCTGTTGGGGCGCATGCTGCTGCTTACCTTGCTGGTGGTATTGCTGGCTCAGGGCCTGTCCAGCGTGATCTGGGTTGCGCAATTGCGCGCCAGCCAGCTGCAGGGCTTGCGCGCCAGCGCCAGCAGCCTCGCGCACTCGATGAGTGCCAGTGTCAGCTACTTCCGCTCGCTGCCGGTGGCCTACCGGCCCATGGTATTGGATCAGTTGCGCAGCATGGGCGGCACGCGCTTCTTCGTCTCGCTCAACGTCAAGCCTCTGGAAATGCCGGTGTTGCCGATCACCCCGCGCAAGCAGGCGGTGATCGACGTGTTCCAGGAGGTACTGCACGAGCGTCTTGGCCAGCAGATGGAGATCTCCGTGGAGTTCGTCAGCCCCGACGATCTGCGCATTTTCAACAGCGGCCTGAAACTCGATGAGCTGCCCCGCTCGT includes:
- a CDS encoding YbaN family protein, which encodes MTRIARSKVSRLLYAILAYVSLGIGLVAIVIPGLPTTEFVLLAAWAATRSSPRLSAWLENHRLFGPILFNWRNGKVIQRRAKVSATLSMLLCASLMLIVLEHHWPVFLAIGGMALGNLWIWSRPERPIPQGSVELQN
- a CDS encoding biliverdin-producing heme oxygenase, coding for MTAPSTERVNLRSQRLNQVTHAPHTELDALVKSHKPFDSRESFARFVVAQYLFQSELQALYTDPQLIAIVPDLAERCRAEQARLDLADLDTEVPAPFAGALGKPSLGEALGWIFVSEGSKLGAAFLIKRAVALELSETFGARHLGEPAGGRAEGWKQFTRILDSLDLSPEEDAAAERGAVAAFERFTELLKHAYAADAALA
- a CDS encoding TonB-dependent receptor: MPTGQTRPSSSSRRRGQLSLLTLALLASGACSLPALAVEPAQASSPRMGDYRFAIAQQPLVEAINAFSQVTGWQVGFSAELADGVASPGVQGSLAPEAALQRLLRGTGLGYRKIGNGNVVLERQAAGNAIALQQVTVSATRSAQDVSQVPSTVSVQTREQLDRQNVNDIKQLVRYEPGVSVGGVGQRSGLNGYNIRGIDGERILTQVDGVSIPDSFFYGPYAQTQRNYVDPEIVKRVEILRGPASVLYGSNAIGGAVSYYTLDPEDIIKPGKDVGARLKTGYSSADESWLTSATVAGRQGDFDGLLHLSQRNGHETESYGEHGGTGLNRSKANPEDVRTTNVLAKLGWNYADDTRFGFTYEHYKDDRDQNILSAVGGPFIPGRGASNMYRMRQGDDTVTRERFGINHEFGLESLVADHVKWSLNYQIAKTDQRTDELYFASGRQVFRDRQTTYKDRQWVFDAQLDKAFSLGATDHLLTYGTTLKHEKITGSRSGTGTCLNVGGSCTAIGQNSPGDGQVRVSDFPDPTVNTYSLFAQDEIRWNNWTFLPGARYDYTRMEPKMTSEFLRGVQGNGAAPGAIDDADKKWHRVSPKFGVTYAFDDHYTWYGQYAEGFRTPTAKAMFGRFDNPTLGYSVQPNPDLEPEKSKSYETGLRGNFEAGNFDVAVFYNKYRDFINEDAVQSANLGSTFQANNIKHATIKGAEFKGRLNLDLFGAAQGLYTQGSLAYARGRNDDNGQPLNSVNPLTAVLGLGYEQQNYGGLLSWTLVKRKDRVDDSTFFAPDGASKQFRTPGYGVLDLTGYYKVTDDITVNAGLYNLTDKKYWQWDDVRGYDALGEAGVTQPANLDRLTMPGRNFAINLVWDI
- a CDS encoding FecR domain-containing protein; amino-acid sequence: MTDHTTPRPSPAEPDARARAREEALDWLIRLQCASEDDTRAFEHWLGAEPENAEAYVEAEALWNGASLRQAAGQLQHRRKRSLAGRLRSHWKPLATAAVLLVGLFTFGNLPVRLQADHLTVVGERQRLELDHGAKVLLNTNSAFASDERDGRKVARLLQGEAYFQVSNASQPPLEVQAGPLRASVRDTDFAVRYLDGEAQVRVQRGDVDLQAASDQRIRLSAGDSISVGPTGFGQRQRPDMSKDLAWIEGRLVFENCPLSQVLAEVRRYYPGWIINRNSHLEQVAVTGNYRLDQPLETLRALAHITSAQLHEYPAVVILN
- a CDS encoding RNA polymerase sigma factor; its protein translation is MSQSRFNSVFLTQRLTLLRTLQRMVGNPSTAEDLLQETYLRVTRALGERPIEHLEPFVFQTARNLALDHLRTRRVQARTLVDDVPEQVLHNVAAPAASSEDAAHAEQLLKHLSVSLGQLSERQQRIFILSRLHGASYLEIAEQLSISASTVQKELKLIMAICMGVADRHQ
- the gap gene encoding type I glyceraldehyde-3-phosphate dehydrogenase, which produces MTLRIAINGFGRIGRNVLRALYTQGYRQDLQVVAINDLGDSAMNAHLLKYDSVHGTFDATVEADHESLTVNGDRIAVSAIRNPAELPWKTLAIDVVFECTGLFTERAKAAAHLSAGAGKVIVSAPAKGVDATVVYGVNHDVLRASHQIISNASCTTNCLAPIAQVLHREFGIEQGLMTTIHAYTNDQVLTDVYHSDPYRARSATQSMIPSKTGAAEAVGLVLPELAGKLTGMAVRVPVINVSLVDLTVNLQRETSAEEVNQLFLEASRHSRVLGYNALPLVSCDFNHNPLSSIFDANHTRANGRMLKVLAWYDNEWGFSNRMLDNCLALFNAR
- the edd gene encoding phosphogluconate dehydratase; its protein translation is MHSRILEVTERLIARSRRTRERYLELIRGAASDGPMRAQLQCANFAHGVAGCGGDDKQTLRLMNAANVAIVSAYNDMLSAHQPYQHFPEQIKQALREVGSVGQFAGGVPAMCDGVTQGEPGMELAIASREVIAMSTAIALSHNMFDAALMLGICDKIVPGLMMGALRFGHLPTIFVPGGPMVSGISNKEKADVRQRYAEGKATREQLLESEMKSYHGPGTCTFYGTANTNQLVMEVMGLHLPGASFVNPYTPLRDALTAEAARQVTRMTKASGSFMPIGQIVDEKALVNSIVALHATGGSTNHTLHIPAIAQAAGIQLTWQDMADLSDVVPTLSHVYPNGKADINHFQASGGMAFLIRELLDAGLLHEDVNTVAGHGLRRYTQEPFLEDGRLVWREGPKDSLDESILRPVARPFSAEGGLRVMEGNLGRGVMKVSAVAPEHRVVEAPARVFHDQQSLADAFKAGELERDFVAVVRFQGPRCNGMPELHKLTPFLGVLQDRGFKVALVTDGRMSGASGKIPAAIHVCPEAFDGGPLARVRDGDIVRVDGAEGTLRIMVSAEELADRALPAPPKGNDLGCGRELFGFMRVAFSSAEQGASAFTSALENLE
- a CDS encoding glucokinase, which produces MKALLVGDIGGTNARFAVWRDNELQAVQVLATADYTSPEQAIEAYLADQSIARGALAAVCLAVAGPVDGDEFRFTNNHWRLSRSAFCQTLQVDRLLLINDFSAMALGMTRLRAGEFREVCAGLADPSRPALVIGPGTGLGVGSLLRHGEHWLALPGEGGHVDLPVGNAREAAIHQEIHRQIGHVSAETVLSGGGLVRLYQAICALDGAAPTHKTPAQITDAALANEPRALAVVEQFCRFLGRVAGNNVLTLGARGGVYIVGGVIPRFAELFLRSGFAASFADKGCMSGYFAGVPVWLVTAEFSGLLGAGVALQQALDR
- a CDS encoding response regulator transcription factor, with translation MVDDDQDIRELLQTYLARCGLQVHAEPDGQGFRRALDANPYDLVILDVMLPDEDGFSLCRWVRQHPRQARVPIIMLTASSDEADRVIGLELGADDYLGKPFSPRELQARIKALLRRADFGQATLASAVLAFDDWRLDTISHRLFHRDGEEVILSGADFALLKLFLDHPQQILDRDTIGNATRGREPMPLDRIVDMAVSRLRQRLRDTEKPPRLIRTVRGSGYLLAANVCPA